Proteins from a genomic interval of Sphingobacterium sp. SYP-B4668:
- a CDS encoding BspA family leucine-rich repeat surface protein: MKSLQPIECISSEIPFEFIKAVLRILLLIAIIFASLGNQSLAQPFTPGAFVTTWKTTQVSEEIKIPINIVVTGYNYSVNWGDGVISTNHSGDATHIYTTPGIYTVSITGNFPAISFGSVASDNINDAKLLTIEQWGTQEWRGMNGGFEGCINLTKESDLDAPIFSAQSTLNAMFKDCTLFNSDLNDWNLTNVRELSRMFENAINFNGNISSWNVANVIGMEYLFNGAEVFNGNIVTWNVSKVERMTDMFRRARLFNQNIGSWDVSKVTQMGAMFAGAVTFNQDISRWKVGSVTNMYAMFMDASSFNQNLGLWDVSKVRNMEELFASASVFNGEIGSWDVSNVTSMRRMFYEAFSFNQAIGGWNVANVTTMEAMFERANSFNKPIGGWNVSKVGKMGWMFQESARFNQDISKWDVSNVKDMYAMFAKSKAFNQDIQMWNVGNVANFSWMFSQAESFDRALGSWNITGATNMTGMLYDSHLSKSNYDATLIGWVLTSGIKRSVSLGANGLQYCTGAEARQKLIDEYGWNIVGDSPACQSMVIFVKKPDGKTLVILSESSDAIQQVKQKVQDKSGIEANQQKLTFNGTTLDDGRTLGDYTILNGSTLNLTLRSNTAPLAVDDAIAVLEDVPAAGNVLTNDTDIEGHALTASLVTAPVNGTVVLNADGSFTYTPNANFVGADSLLYQVCDNGTTMLCDTATVRFTVQGVNDAPIAVDDAIAVLEDVPATGNVLTNDTDIEGHALTASLVTAPVKGTVVLNADGSFTYTPNANFVGADSLLYQVCDNGTPILCDTATVRFTVQGVNDPPLHTVPPAQSVFRNSILTFSDANQNAILISDADLGEEVLRVTLKATSGLLTLGQTTGIVFRQGGNGETSSIEFDGKLSNVNLALNGLKFRPIGNLAQGSLTIVSNDLGATGMGGAKTVTNTLDIDIRDSNPVIKKVSVVNGNGSYKLGDEIEINVEFDQAINVSEGVPTLTLETGTTDRKASFVGRYQSTMTFVYEVEEGDETSDLEYLDVDAMRLEGATIQSPFGENAIIVLPALNSANSIAGPYDIVIDGIRPLVVSVEVPQNGYYKTGNTLDLKVNFSENVNVITTGGTPYLQIAVGAQVVHAAYLGGSGSNVLQFRYTIQDGDEDLDGIAINSQLVLNGGTIQDFAGNETTLFLTQIGNTNGVLVYTKHPTVALSTISTIVNGPFTVVASFSEAVTGFSVSDVNVVGVTVSNLSTTDNITYTFLLTPTIEGDIQISIPENMAVNIADNGNRMSNMLTVQYNKKITGITLEDKSFVYDGIAKSLSIGGTLPNGTSVSYENNTRTDAGSQTVTATVSGANYEDLVLTAELTITKADITGITLEDKSFVYDGTAKSLSIGGTLPSGTSVSYENNTRTDAGSQTVTATVSGANYEDLALTAELTITKSDITGITLEDKSFVYDGIAKSLSIDGTLPSGTSVSYGNNTRTDAGSQTVTATVSGANYEDLVLTAELTITKADITGITLEDKSFVYDGTAKSLSIGGTLPSGTSVSYENNSRTDAGSQTVTATVSGANYEDLVLTAELTITKADITGITFDNKSFVYDGIAKSLSIGGTLPSGTSVSYENNARTDAGSQTVTATVSGANYEDLALTAELTITKAGITGITFENKNFVYDGTAKSLSIGGTLPSGTSVSYENNTRTDAGSQTVRATVSGANYEDLVLTAELKINRAQQIISFAVIQEVYRDEGTLMLDISSNSPLPIKIYSDNILVAEVTGDREVTIKGVGLTKIVAEQEETANYLAAEPVTRELRVRNDDGARLPVRVHPALSPNGDGINDYLRIEGIDEYPENKVTIFDANGILIREIMRYDNQSNNFDGFKESRGVPPGTYFYVMEVKIGEKWHHDKGFFVVRY, encoded by the coding sequence ATGAAAAGTTTACAACCAATTGAATGTATATCTTCGGAAATTCCTTTTGAATTTATAAAGGCTGTACTCCGCATCTTGCTGTTGATTGCAATTATATTTGCTTCGTTGGGCAACCAAAGTCTGGCACAGCCATTTACCCCGGGAGCATTCGTGACGACTTGGAAAACAACCCAAGTCAGCGAGGAAATTAAGATACCAATCAACATTGTGGTTACTGGATATAATTACAGTGTGAATTGGGGGGATGGGGTTATATCCACCAATCATTCGGGAGATGCTACTCATATTTACACCACACCGGGGATTTATACGGTATCTATAACAGGAAATTTTCCAGCTATCTCATTTGGAAGCGTTGCCAGCGATAATATAAACGATGCCAAATTGTTAACGATAGAGCAATGGGGCACACAAGAGTGGCGAGGTATGAATGGTGGATTTGAAGGATGCATCAACTTGACCAAAGAGTCGGATTTGGATGCACCAATATTCTCGGCTCAATCTACCCTAAATGCGATGTTTAAGGATTGTACATTATTTAATTCGGATTTAAACGATTGGAATCTAACAAATGTACGTGAACTATCAAGGATGTTTGAAAATGCGATAAACTTCAACGGGAACATTTCGAGTTGGAACGTTGCGAATGTCATCGGTATGGAATATCTATTTAATGGTGCAGAGGTATTTAATGGTAATATAGTCACTTGGAATGTCTCCAAGGTGGAGCGAATGACCGACATGTTTCGTAGAGCTCGTTTATTCAATCAGAATATTGGCAGTTGGGATGTGTCGAAGGTAACTCAAATGGGGGCGATGTTCGCTGGTGCTGTTACATTTAACCAAGATATTAGTCGATGGAAAGTAGGGAGCGTCACTAATATGTATGCTATGTTTATGGACGCTTCATCCTTTAACCAAAATTTAGGATTATGGGATGTTTCCAAAGTGAGGAATATGGAAGAACTCTTCGCGAGTGCATCCGTATTTAATGGCGAGATTGGGAGTTGGGATGTTTCCAATGTGACGAGTATGAGGCGAATGTTCTATGAGGCATTTTCATTCAACCAAGCAATTGGAGGGTGGAACGTGGCAAATGTTACGACGATGGAAGCAATGTTTGAACGAGCAAATTCGTTTAATAAACCTATCGGTGGGTGGAATGTATCTAAAGTCGGGAAGATGGGATGGATGTTTCAGGAGTCGGCTCGATTTAATCAGGATATCAGCAAATGGGATGTGTCGAATGTGAAAGATATGTATGCTATGTTCGCTAAGAGCAAGGCGTTCAATCAAGACATTCAAATGTGGAACGTCGGAAATGTAGCGAATTTCTCCTGGATGTTTTCCCAAGCAGAATCTTTTGATAGGGCGCTTGGTTCATGGAACATAACCGGAGCTACAAATATGACTGGGATGTTATATGATTCTCATTTGTCTAAATCCAACTACGATGCAACCTTAATCGGTTGGGTATTGACGTCTGGGATAAAAAGAAGTGTTAGTCTAGGAGCTAATGGCTTGCAATATTGTACAGGTGCGGAGGCAAGGCAGAAGCTTATTGACGAGTACGGGTGGAATATTGTGGGAGATTCACCTGCCTGTCAATCGATGGTGATTTTTGTGAAAAAGCCAGACGGCAAAACATTGGTAATCCTTTCCGAAAGTAGTGATGCAATCCAACAAGTAAAACAAAAGGTTCAAGATAAGAGCGGTATTGAGGCTAACCAGCAAAAGCTAACGTTTAATGGGACAACGCTAGACGACGGACGAACATTGGGGGATTATACTATATTGAACGGAAGTACACTCAATTTAACGTTAAGGTCCAATACCGCGCCCTTGGCAGTCGATGACGCGATAGCCGTATTAGAGGATGTTCCTGCTGCAGGTAATGTCTTGACCAACGATACTGATATCGAGGGGCATGCCTTGACGGCATCATTGGTGACGGCACCTGTTAATGGTACAGTGGTGCTGAATGCCGACGGTAGCTTTACCTATACGCCCAATGCAAACTTTGTGGGTGCGGATAGTTTACTTTATCAGGTATGTGATAATGGGACGACCATGTTGTGCGATACGGCTACTGTACGTTTTACTGTTCAGGGTGTCAATGATGCTCCGATTGCAGTCGATGATGCGATAGCCGTATTAGAGGATGTTCCTGCTACAGGTAATGTCCTGACCAACGATACTGATATCGAGGGGCATGCCTTGACGGCGTCATTGGTGACGGCACCTGTTAAGGGTACAGTAGTGCTGAATGCCGACGGTAGCTTTACCTATACGCCCAATGCAAACTTTGTGGGTGCGGATAGTTTACTTTATCAGGTATGTGATAACGGGACGCCCATATTGTGCGATACGGCTACTGTGCGTTTTACTGTTCAGGGTGTCAATGACCCACCACTGCATACCGTTCCACCAGCACAATCAGTGTTTCGTAATAGCATATTAACTTTTAGCGACGCTAATCAGAACGCGATACTCATTTCGGATGCTGATCTAGGTGAAGAAGTTCTACGGGTAACATTGAAAGCTACAAGCGGACTTCTCACGTTGGGACAAACGACGGGTATAGTTTTTAGACAAGGGGGGAATGGTGAAACATCTAGTATCGAGTTTGACGGAAAACTTTCCAATGTTAACTTGGCTCTTAATGGATTGAAATTCCGACCAATTGGTAATTTAGCTCAAGGTAGTTTAACAATAGTATCCAACGATTTGGGAGCTACAGGAATGGGGGGAGCAAAAACAGTGACTAATACCCTTGATATTGACATTAGAGATTCGAACCCTGTAATCAAAAAGGTATCTGTAGTGAATGGAAATGGCAGCTACAAACTAGGTGATGAAATCGAGATTAATGTTGAATTTGATCAAGCAATAAATGTAAGTGAAGGTGTTCCTACCTTAACTTTAGAAACTGGCACAACTGATAGAAAGGCGTCATTTGTAGGTCGTTATCAAAGTACGATGACCTTTGTTTATGAGGTAGAGGAGGGCGACGAGACTTCGGATTTGGAATATTTGGATGTAGATGCAATGAGATTGGAAGGAGCTACGATTCAGTCTCCATTTGGAGAAAATGCGATTATTGTTTTGCCGGCACTCAATAGTGCTAATTCTATCGCCGGACCATACGATATCGTTATTGATGGGATCCGCCCTCTTGTTGTATCCGTAGAAGTACCCCAAAATGGCTACTATAAGACAGGCAACACATTGGATTTAAAGGTGAACTTCAGTGAAAATGTAAATGTCATAACCACTGGTGGAACTCCATATCTTCAGATTGCAGTTGGGGCACAAGTGGTCCACGCAGCCTACCTCGGTGGTTCGGGTTCGAATGTTTTGCAATTTCGGTATACGATACAAGATGGTGATGAGGATTTGGATGGGATTGCTATTAATAGTCAGCTGGTTCTGAACGGTGGAACGATACAGGATTTCGCTGGAAATGAAACTACGTTGTTTTTAACACAGATTGGCAATACAAATGGCGTGTTGGTTTATACTAAACACCCCACAGTTGCATTGTCAACGATATCTACTATTGTCAATGGGCCTTTTACAGTAGTGGCATCCTTTAGTGAAGCAGTAACAGGATTTTCTGTGTCTGATGTAAATGTAGTTGGTGTGACTGTGAGTAACTTATCTACAACGGACAATATTACTTATACATTTTTGCTTACACCTACCATAGAGGGTGATATACAGATATCCATCCCAGAAAACATGGCTGTTAATATCGCAGATAACGGGAATAGAATGTCTAATATGTTGACGGTGCAATACAATAAAAAGATTACCGGTATCACTCTTGAAGACAAGAGTTTTGTCTACGATGGCATTGCCAAATCCCTATCAATAGGTGGTACACTACCGAACGGCACTTCTGTGAGCTATGAAAACAACACGCGTACGGATGCAGGAAGCCAAACGGTCACGGCTACCGTTAGTGGAGCCAATTACGAAGATTTGGTATTGACAGCTGAACTGACCATCACCAAGGCCGATATTACCGGTATCACTCTTGAAGACAAGAGTTTTGTCTACGATGGCACTGCCAAATCCCTATCAATAGGTGGTACACTACCGAGCGGCACTTCTGTGAGCTATGAAAACAACACGCGTACGGATGCAGGAAGCCAGACGGTCACGGCCACCGTTAGTGGAGCCAATTACGAAGATTTGGCATTGACAGCTGAACTGACCATCACCAAGTCCGATATTACCGGTATCACTCTTGAAGACAAGAGTTTTGTCTACGATGGCATTGCCAAATCCCTATCAATAGATGGTACACTACCGAGCGGTACTTCTGTGAGCTATGGAAACAACACGCGTACGGATGCAGGAAGCCAAACGGTCACGGCTACCGTTAGTGGAGCCAATTACGAAGATTTGGTATTGACAGCTGAACTGACGATCACCAAGGCCGATATTACCGGTATCACTCTTGAAGACAAGAGTTTTGTCTACGATGGCACTGCCAAATCCCTATCAATAGGTGGTACACTGCCGAGCGGTACTTCTGTGAGCTATGAAAACAATTCGCGTACGGATGCAGGAAGCCAGACGGTCACGGCCACCGTTAGTGGAGCCAATTACGAAGATTTGGTATTGACAGCTGAGCTGACCATCACCAAGGCCGATATTACCGGTATTACCTTTGATAACAAGAGTTTTGTCTACGATGGCATTGCCAAATCCCTATCAATAGGTGGTACACTACCGAGCGGTACTTCTGTGAGCTATGAAAACAATGCGCGTACGGATGCAGGAAGCCAGACGGTCACGGCCACCGTTAGTGGAGCCAATTACGAAGATTTGGCATTGACAGCTGAACTGACCATCACCAAGGCCGGTATTACCGGTATTACCTTTGAAAACAAGAATTTTGTCTACGATGGCACTGCCAAATCCCTATCAATAGGTGGTACACTACCGAGCGGCACTTCTGTGAGCTATGAAAACAACACGCGTACGGATGCAGGAAGCCAAACGGTCAGGGCTACTGTTAGTGGAGCCAATTACGAAGATTTGGTATTGACAGCTGAATTAAAGATTAATAGGGCCCAACAGATCATCAGTTTTGCGGTAATTCAAGAAGTGTATCGCGATGAAGGAACGTTGATGCTCGATATCAGCAGCAATAGCCCGCTGCCTATAAAGATATACAGTGACAATATACTAGTGGCTGAGGTTACTGGCGATCGAGAGGTGACAATAAAAGGCGTAGGGCTAACGAAAATTGTCGCTGAACAGGAAGAAACCGCAAATTATTTGGCAGCTGAACCCGTGACACGTGAATTAAGAGTTCGTAATGACGACGGTGCACGTCTTCCGGTACGTGTCCATCCGGCACTTTCTCCTAATGGAGATGGTATAAACGACTACCTACGAATTGAAGGGATTGATGAATACCCTGAAAACAAGGTAACAATATTCGACGCCAATGGTATCTTGATAAGAGAGATAATGAGATACGACAATCAAAGCAATAATTTTGATGGGTTCAAAGAAAGCCGCGGAGTTCCGCCAGGCACCTATTTCTATGTTATGGAAGTTAAAATCGGAGAAAAATGGCATCATGACAAGGGATTTTTTGTTGTCAGATACTAG
- a CDS encoding PorP/SprF family type IX secretion system membrane protein, protein MNLRNSKSICIYRMVGMAVIALLPLVTPLKAQQYIDPALSGSFGKMLNPSFNALLQGGEGDAALVYRYQWAGLDGAPKSVWFNGNLGVGQRGISLGVNVKQFRIGVERSTEASANFTKTLQISESEYVGLGLNLGYTQQRGDYSSLDPADPAFQNVQYGTLLYGLSASLVHPERYYVGISMPRAVFGSNESDYVRQFGRDNTFYISGGALFETKNGFHIRPNLLVSYREVTGVQFDGSAMFFFSQKIGIGVGYRQRGDLMGMAEFNLGKLRFAYSYQQNLKNKDLNRYITNSTHELGVSVKFGKRTFSML, encoded by the coding sequence ATGAATCTAAGAAATAGCAAATCGATTTGTATATATAGGATGGTGGGTATGGCGGTGATTGCCTTACTACCACTTGTTACCCCACTAAAAGCACAACAGTACATTGATCCTGCATTGTCGGGTTCATTTGGAAAAATGCTTAACCCCAGTTTCAACGCATTGCTGCAGGGAGGGGAGGGAGATGCTGCATTGGTCTACCGTTATCAATGGGCGGGATTGGATGGCGCTCCTAAAAGTGTTTGGTTCAATGGTAATCTTGGAGTCGGACAACGGGGTATTTCGTTGGGAGTCAATGTTAAACAGTTTCGTATTGGGGTAGAACGCAGCACTGAGGCATCTGCAAATTTTACCAAAACACTCCAGATTTCCGAATCGGAATATGTTGGATTAGGTTTGAACCTCGGGTACACCCAACAACGAGGGGACTATAGTTCGCTAGATCCTGCCGATCCTGCCTTCCAGAATGTTCAATATGGGACGTTGCTCTATGGCTTGTCAGCATCTTTGGTACATCCAGAGCGATATTATGTAGGCATCTCGATGCCGAGGGCAGTATTTGGTTCCAATGAATCAGATTACGTACGTCAATTTGGTCGGGACAATACTTTTTATATCTCGGGGGGGGCGCTATTCGAGACAAAAAATGGATTCCATATCCGCCCAAACTTATTGGTAAGCTATCGCGAAGTCACTGGCGTGCAGTTTGATGGGTCGGCCATGTTTTTCTTTAGTCAAAAGATAGGAATCGGGGTTGGCTATCGACAAAGAGGGGATTTGATGGGGATGGCCGAATTCAACCTTGGAAAGCTCAGATTTGCTTATAGTTATCAGCAAAACCTTAAGAACAAAGACTTGAATAGGTACATTACCAATAGTACACATGAACTGGGGGTATCCGTCAAGTTTGGAAAGCGAACGTTCTCGATGCTGTAG
- a CDS encoding NAD(P)H-dependent oxidoreductase → MALIENLQWRHATKAYDPTKKVSQENIGKIVEAARLAPTSSGLQPFRVIVVESQEVREKLIPGALNPECMRDCSHLLVFAAWDKYTPERIDTIYGRTTEERGLPEGRFNSYTDMIKQLYASQTEDQHFTHTAKQSYIGLGLALAQAAELRIDSTPAEGFNNQIVDEILNLAKLGLKSVSLMYVGYRDAERDWLAPMKKVRNPIEDFAIYI, encoded by the coding sequence ATGGCATTAATCGAAAATTTGCAGTGGCGTCACGCTACTAAAGCATACGACCCCACTAAAAAAGTAAGTCAAGAAAATATTGGCAAAATTGTTGAGGCAGCGCGCTTAGCGCCTACCTCTTCGGGACTACAACCCTTTAGGGTCATTGTGGTCGAAAGTCAAGAAGTCCGTGAAAAACTCATCCCTGGAGCATTAAATCCTGAATGCATGCGTGACTGTTCACATCTCTTAGTATTCGCTGCTTGGGACAAATATACACCCGAACGCATCGATACCATCTATGGGCGTACAACTGAAGAGCGTGGCCTCCCAGAGGGACGTTTCAATAGCTACACGGACATGATCAAACAGCTTTACGCTTCACAGACCGAAGACCAACACTTTACACATACAGCAAAACAATCTTATATAGGACTGGGCTTAGCATTAGCGCAGGCTGCAGAACTACGTATTGACAGTACACCTGCCGAGGGCTTTAACAATCAAATAGTGGATGAAATATTAAATTTAGCTAAATTAGGTCTGAAGAGTGTTTCCCTAATGTATGTAGGTTACCGCGATGCGGAGAGAGATTGGTTGGCCCCAATGAAAAAAGTCAGAAATCCCATTGAAGATTTCGCCATTTATATCTAA
- a CDS encoding organic hydroperoxide resistance protein: protein MKTLYTAVATATGGRNGQVKSDNGILDLQVRMPKALGGVNDDYPNPEILFAAGYAACFDSALNRTISISKVKTGVTSVTAHVNIGQLENGSFGLSAELTVIIPGISLEAQQLVERAHQICPYSNATRGNMDVKLSVANA, encoded by the coding sequence ATGAAAACTTTATATACAGCTGTAGCAACTGCTACTGGGGGTCGAAATGGACAGGTCAAATCCGATAATGGTATCCTAGACTTACAGGTGCGCATGCCGAAGGCTCTTGGAGGTGTCAATGATGACTATCCCAATCCCGAAATATTATTTGCGGCCGGTTATGCTGCTTGCTTTGACAGTGCGTTAAACAGAACTATCAGCATTTCAAAGGTAAAGACAGGAGTGACCAGTGTGACCGCTCACGTAAATATCGGCCAATTGGAGAATGGAAGCTTTGGACTTAGCGCCGAATTGACGGTAATCATTCCAGGAATTTCTTTAGAAGCACAACAATTGGTAGAACGGGCTCATCAGATCTGTCCATATTCCAATGCAACACGAGGCAATATGGATGTCAAATTATCCGTAGCCAATGCTTAA
- a CDS encoding MarR family winged helix-turn-helix transcriptional regulator yields the protein MEDLLTLDKQLCFPLYALSREVIQRYRPHLDELGLTYPQYLVLMVLWEKDKQSVNQIGQKLLLDSGTLTPLLKRLEQKELLSRQRSLADERVVEVSLTNGGHDLKKKAQCVPKKLIDELGITLEEVEIMRSIAYKILNIKKQ from the coding sequence ATGGAAGATCTATTGACACTGGACAAACAGCTTTGCTTTCCGCTATATGCACTTAGTAGAGAAGTTATACAACGCTACCGCCCGCATCTGGATGAACTTGGATTGACCTACCCACAATATTTAGTATTGATGGTACTTTGGGAAAAGGACAAACAGTCTGTCAACCAGATTGGTCAAAAGTTATTGTTGGACAGCGGGACATTGACACCGTTATTAAAGCGATTAGAGCAGAAAGAACTTCTATCCCGTCAACGAAGCTTGGCAGATGAACGAGTAGTGGAAGTTTCATTAACAAATGGTGGGCATGATTTGAAAAAAAAAGCACAATGTGTTCCTAAAAAATTAATTGATGAATTAGGTATAACACTCGAAGAGGTAGAGATAATGCGCAGCATTGCATACAAAATCTTAAACATAAAAAAACAATAG
- a CDS encoding acyltransferase family protein: MAFFRNVDHPVIDAIRHQLSHEQWEGFRIWDLIMPLFLFMTGVSMPFALSKYVGEKEKGKCYWRILKRVLILFILGMIVQGNLLDLDVRSLRLYSNTLQAIAIGYLISAVVIMNLRWRWQISAAVILLAIYAIPMYMWGDFSPEGNFAMKVDRTILGRFMDGVSWNDSGQWTFSPHYHYTWIWSSLTFGVTVLMGAFAGAIMRLPIARLQHVRYMLLVGATCVIVGILWSSSMPIIKPIWSASMTLFSGGICMLLMGISYWVIDCRQFTYGLSWLQIYGMNSITAYVLAEVVNFRSIPQSLFFGLQPMLGDYYDPWITTCNFLLVFLILWWMFKNRIFVKI, translated from the coding sequence ATGGCATTTTTTAGAAATGTCGATCATCCGGTGATAGATGCCATTCGTCATCAACTGAGTCACGAACAATGGGAGGGATTTCGTATTTGGGATTTGATTATGCCACTTTTCTTATTCATGACCGGCGTATCTATGCCTTTTGCCTTGAGTAAATATGTAGGTGAAAAGGAAAAAGGCAAGTGTTATTGGCGCATATTAAAGCGAGTGTTGATACTGTTTATCTTAGGAATGATTGTGCAGGGCAATCTTTTGGATTTAGATGTACGCTCTCTAAGGTTGTATAGCAACACTTTGCAGGCTATTGCCATTGGATATCTAATTAGTGCTGTTGTAATCATGAATTTGAGATGGAGATGGCAGATTTCGGCTGCAGTGATACTACTTGCCATATATGCTATTCCGATGTATATGTGGGGAGACTTTTCTCCCGAAGGCAATTTCGCAATGAAAGTGGACCGAACTATCTTGGGACGCTTTATGGATGGTGTTTCGTGGAATGATAGCGGTCAATGGACCTTTTCCCCTCACTATCACTACACGTGGATTTGGAGTAGCTTAACATTTGGTGTGACGGTATTAATGGGGGCCTTTGCAGGGGCAATAATGAGATTGCCCATCGCTAGATTACAACATGTACGATATATGTTGTTGGTTGGGGCGACTTGTGTTATAGTTGGGATATTATGGAGTTCGAGCATGCCTATCATTAAGCCGATATGGAGTGCCAGCATGACGCTTTTTTCAGGAGGTATATGCATGTTGTTGATGGGTATATCCTATTGGGTGATAGATTGTCGACAATTTACTTATGGCTTGAGTTGGTTACAGATTTATGGAATGAACTCCATAACAGCTTATGTCCTAGCTGAAGTGGTCAATTTTAGGAGTATACCTCAATCCTTATTTTTCGGATTGCAGCCCATGCTGGGTGATTATTACGACCCATGGATTACAACATGCAATTTTTTACTTGTTTTTTTAATACTTTGGTGGATGTTTAAGAATCGCATCTTTGTAAAGATTTAG
- a CDS encoding M20 metallopeptidase family protein, protein MDKLELKQHVSRLIPQVVRYRRHLHQYPELSFQEFNTSLYIKQQLTEMGLAYDDVANTGVLVRIEGQLATSDQVVIFRADMDALPIHEENAVAYHSQEEGIMHACGHDFHTANLLGVAQILKSIQHMFAGTFVLVFQPAEEKIPGGAVEVLRSTKLEFSGKQVLGMIGLHVSPRLKAGVIGLCKGRFMASSDEFYVRIKGRGGHGAEPHLTIDPVIIAAQLLTSLQHIVSRVANPAVPSVLSFGKIMANGAANVIPAEVYMEGTFRTFDEEWRERALLQIEKMIREMPVTLGAQVELEVRKGYPFLFNNVKLANQLEAYFLDYVGEEYFQTVESWMASEDFAYYTHRFPAVFYLIGVANAEKHKCSALHTSTFDVDEEAFHHAMGSMLYTGLSLLSDAVTPK, encoded by the coding sequence ATGGATAAATTAGAATTAAAGCAACACGTTTCCAGGTTGATTCCACAGGTAGTTCGGTATCGTAGACATTTACATCAGTATCCTGAATTGTCTTTTCAAGAATTCAATACCTCGTTGTATATAAAGCAACAGTTGACGGAAATGGGGCTTGCGTATGACGATGTTGCAAATACTGGAGTATTGGTTAGAATCGAGGGACAATTAGCCACTTCGGATCAGGTTGTAATTTTTAGGGCTGATATGGATGCATTGCCCATCCACGAAGAGAATGCAGTAGCCTATCACTCCCAAGAAGAAGGGATTATGCACGCTTGTGGGCATGATTTTCATACAGCGAATCTGTTGGGAGTGGCACAGATACTGAAATCCATACAGCATATGTTCGCTGGCACGTTTGTATTGGTCTTTCAGCCTGCAGAGGAAAAGATACCAGGCGGTGCTGTAGAGGTGCTCCGTTCGACCAAATTGGAGTTTTCAGGTAAGCAGGTGCTAGGAATGATTGGACTGCATGTATCCCCGCGATTGAAAGCTGGGGTAATCGGACTTTGCAAAGGCCGATTTATGGCATCAAGTGATGAATTTTATGTGCGTATCAAGGGGCGGGGCGGACATGGGGCAGAACCACATCTGACTATCGATCCGGTAATCATTGCGGCACAATTACTGACATCCTTACAGCATATTGTCAGCCGTGTAGCAAATCCCGCAGTCCCTTCTGTACTTTCCTTTGGGAAGATTATGGCAAATGGGGCTGCCAATGTCATACCGGCAGAAGTATATATGGAAGGCACATTCAGGACATTCGATGAGGAATGGCGTGAACGGGCTCTTCTACAAATTGAAAAAATGATACGAGAGATGCCCGTAACATTAGGTGCTCAGGTAGAGCTAGAAGTTAGAAAGGGCTATCCATTTCTCTTCAATAATGTCAAACTCGCGAACCAATTGGAGGCCTATTTTTTGGATTATGTTGGCGAGGAGTATTTTCAAACAGTTGAAAGTTGGATGGCGTCGGAAGATTTTGCTTATTATACACACAGATTTCCAGCTGTTTTCTATTTGATCGGTGTGGCCAATGCCGAGAAGCATAAATGTTCAGCATTACATACATCAACATTTGACGTAGATGAGGAAGCTTTTCATCACGCGATGGGAAGTATGCTTTATACTGGATTAAGTTTATTAAGTGACGCTGTAACGCCAAAATGA
- a CDS encoding biliverdin-producing heme oxygenase, whose translation MLSQNIKENTTSAHQKLEGTVVRQLKAIRSNADYAEVLKNFYIYFHTVEQAIAPFMTAEVLPDYTERRNSSHIKQDILSLGGSIDNLPEAVAPTVNNTLEALSALYVLEGSIMGGPYIVQMLNKYGITEGTSFFSGYGANTREMWHAFTTVLNQHGEDSSTHARAIDVANETFSRFGDVFSTEQVS comes from the coding sequence ATGTTAAGCCAAAATATCAAAGAGAACACCACTAGCGCTCATCAAAAATTAGAAGGTACTGTTGTACGTCAACTAAAAGCTATTCGTTCCAATGCTGATTATGCTGAAGTATTGAAAAATTTCTATATCTACTTCCATACTGTAGAACAAGCTATCGCGCCATTTATGACAGCAGAAGTACTCCCTGATTATACCGAACGTAGAAATTCTAGTCATATCAAACAAGATATCCTATCACTGGGGGGATCAATTGACAATTTGCCAGAAGCCGTAGCTCCCACTGTCAACAATACACTAGAAGCGTTATCTGCACTTTACGTATTGGAAGGTTCGATAATGGGGGGGCCATATATCGTACAAATGCTTAATAAATATGGTATTACTGAGGGTACATCTTTTTTCTCTGGATACGGAGCAAATACTAGAGAAATGTGGCATGCATTTACCACAGTATTAAACCAACATGGCGAAGATTCTTCTACTCACGCCAGAGCCATCGATGTTGCAAATGAAACGTTCTCTAGATTTGGAGATGTATTTAGCACTGAACAGGTGTCCTAA